A single region of the Lycium barbarum isolate Lr01 chromosome 2, ASM1917538v2, whole genome shotgun sequence genome encodes:
- the LOC132626000 gene encoding uncharacterized protein LOC132626000, whose translation MKNISKLDLDAATWLNDKEPSEWSRSHFSSDAKCDILLNNVCEVFNSMILDARDKPIVTLLEKVRYLLMARMQTNREKAYKWKSGDVCPRIKDILHNNQIAAAEYIPRKSNHWSYEILGATITDNWAVDLENKSCSCRKWSLTGIPCKHAIAAIWAKKDNILDYVHDCYNVETYRRIYENSVLPMNGPQMWPKSSKVPPLPPRVIKDNKRGRKQKVRRKEQDEVGASRTKMKRKQKSLDCSTCHKPGHNTRTCKYNVVPPETTSSFRPKLHLRRGQDEVVQGVVEQEQMGYVEVEIGPDFVWENSQCTQQSGPTF comes from the exons ATGAAAAATATTTCAAAGTTAGATCTTGATGCTGCTACTTGGTTAAATGACAAAGAACCTAGCGAATGGTCTAGGTCGCATTTCTCTTCAGATGCTAAGTGTGACATCTTACTAAATAATGTGTGTGAAGTGTTTAATAGCATGATACTTGATGCTCGAGACAAGCCAATTGTGACACTTTTGGAGAAAGTGCGCTATCTACTCATGGCTAGAATGCAAACTAATAGGGAAAAAGCATATAAATGGAAATCGGGTGATGTTTGTCCTAGGATCAAGGATATATTACATAACAATCAGATTGCAGCTGCTGAATATATCCCTAGAAAATCTAATCACTGGAGCTATGAAATTTTAGGAGCTACAATTACGGACAATTGGGCAGTTGACTTGGAGAATAAATCTTGCAGTTGTCGAAAATGGAGTCTCACTGGGATCCCTTGCAAGCATGCTATTGCAGCAATTTGGGCTAAAAAGGATAACATTCTTGACTATGTTCATGATTGTTACAATGTGGAAACATATAGAAGAATTTATGAAAATTCAGTTCTTCCAATGAATGGACCACAAATGTGGCCTAAGTCAAGTAAAGTTCCTCCTCTGCCTCCAAGGGTTATAAAAGATAATAAGAGAGgaagaaaacaaaaagtgagaagAAAGGAACAAGATGAAGTTGGAGCTAGTCGAACAAAGATGAAACGAAAGCAAAAATCTCTAGATTGTAGTACATGTCACAAACCTGGCCACAATACAAGGACTTGCAAATATAATGTTGTGCCACCAGAAACTACCTCTTCATTTCGGCCGAAACTACAT CTTAGAAGAGGACAGGACGAAGTTGTACAAGGAGTAGTAGAACAGGAACAAATGGGATATGTCGAAGTAGAAATTGGACCAGATTTTGTTTGGGAAAATTCTCAATGTACACAACAAAGTGGACCTACTTTTTGA
- the LOC132629262 gene encoding uncharacterized protein LOC132629262, with protein MNELEEDMLLVCSIRRHGLENWAMVAAEFSSAIFRRRHRILNLSPIECQGNYEDLKRRFKSCDAMDFNKDDDEIEFIKLMEDKLIKAYVVALKEDMKLKEASIQKIALDFYKLEAEHRIELTEENDDKSIDKILENMNLNEDFTSILHVLRSHKHCCLFESRLPSQGEQHYHDQIRQHMDLQIIQNKLEQDVYSNMEIEFFRDLLLMFNNAIIYYPEETLQHSAALELKAIVVKAMGKKPEKPEKTLVHRKIMSGKPEKTLVRREVVFGLAAEGNTMIQEKLLKSRRPYKPRNKALEFGESSVKRRSERVRSNAKELKNDPDYVCYGHKGERTRRSRRK; from the exons atGAATGAGCTTGAAGAGGATATGTTGCTTGTTTGTTCAATTCGACGCCATGGATTAGAAAATTGGGCAATGGTGGCTGCCGAATTTTCCTCTGCCATTTTTCGTCGACGACATAGAATTCTTAACTTGTCGCCTATAGAATGTCAGGGCAACTACGAGGATTTAAAAAGACGTTTTAAGAGTTGTGATGCGATGGATTTTAATAAAGATGATGATGAGATCGAGTTCATAAAGCTCATGGAGGATAAGCTTATAAAGGCTTATGTAGTTGCTTTGAAAGAGGACATGAAACTAAAGGAAGCTTCAATTCA GAAAATTGCTCTCGATTTCTACAAATTGGAAGCAGAACACAGAATAGAGTTAACTGAGGAAAATGATGATAAATCTATAGACAAAATATTGGAGAATATGAATCTTAATGAAGATTTTACAAGCATCCTTCATGTGTTGAGATCTCACAAGCATTGCTGTCTTTTTGAGTCTCGACTTCCCAGTCAG GGAGAACAACATTATCACGATCAAATTAGGCAACACATGGATTTACAAATTATTCAAAACAAGTTAGAACAAGATGTTTATTCAAACATGGAAATTGAATTCTTCAGAGATCTCTTGTTGATGTTCAACAACGCCATCATTTATTACCCTGAAGAAACTCTTCAACATTCAGCCGCACTTGAACTCAAAGCCATTGTTGTGAAAGCAATGgggaaaaaacccgaaaaacctgAGAAAACCTTAGTTCATCGCAAAATTATGTCTGGAAAACCTGAGAAAACCTTAGTCCGTCGCGAAGTTGTGTTTGGATTAGCTGCTGAAGGTAACACAATGATACAAGAAAAGTTACTAAAAAGCCGGAGACCATATAAACCGCGTAACAAAGCTCTAGAATTTGGTGAATCATCAGTCAAGAGAAGGAGCGAGAGAGTGAGAAGTAACGCTAAGGAATTGAAGAACGACCCTGATTATGTGTGTTACGGTCATAAAGGAGAAAGGACAAGAAGGAGCAGGaggaaataa